The Triticum aestivum cultivar Chinese Spring chromosome 3A, IWGSC CS RefSeq v2.1, whole genome shotgun sequence genome includes a region encoding these proteins:
- the LOC123060859 gene encoding uncharacterized protein: protein MRPLAYFGERHEHQAMAEMKFRAKTYGVNCLKDGMICSMETISLAAFQLQFMFMALLWLHRGPWGTGSNTFATTKGRLLKHEDYEERIQSFLPNPDCHTHDAKLTTRTLKYG, encoded by the exons ATGCGACCACTGGCATATTTTGGGGAGCGGCACGAACATCAAGCAATGGCTGAG ATGAAGTTCCGAGCTAAGACATATGGTGTTAATTGTCTCAAAGATGGAATGATTTGCTCCATGGAAACTATCTCATTAGCTGCATTCCAATTACAG TTCATGTTCATGGCCTTGTTGTGGTTGCACCGTGGTCCGTGGGGAACAGGATCGAATACCTTTGCTACAACCAAG GGAAGACTATTAAAACACGAAGATTATGAGGAAAGGATTCAGAGCTTTTTGCCGAACCCAGATTGCCACACACATGATGCAAAATTAACAACCAGGACTTTGAAATATGGATGA